From one Deinococcus sp. JMULE3 genomic stretch:
- a CDS encoding acyl-CoA dehydrogenase, whose product MAPVLNRRDLSFQLFEVLPTADLPNRPRFAEHSREVYEDVLNLAYSVAERYFANHAREADLHEPHVEGGKVVLPAAMRDAMRAFRDAGFFSAHHDEDLGGLQLPWVVMQAVQAHFQAANVATSGYPFLTIGNANLQRVFASPEQQRRYMLPLLEGRWFGTMALSEPHAGSGLADITTTATPRGDGTYALTGTKMWISGGEHELSENIVHLVLARIAGGPAGVRGISLFLVPRYRVQGDGTPGEDNHVVLAGLNHKMGYRGTTNTLLNFGEGGETIGELVGEPGRGLAQMFHMMNEARIGVGMGAVMLGTAGYLESLAYARERRQGRHASQKDPAAPPVPIIEHADVRRLLLRQKVFVEGGLALGLYASLLVDDTQTGPEEGRADAGLLLDLLTPIVKSWPSKYSQEALSDAIQVMGGAGYTRDFNVEMYYRDNRLNPIHEGTEGIQGNDLLGRKLTQAGGRGLSVLLGRMQADLNASEGLDGLDEIRAALRQAITWNTQALGALLPRAAELGPDLFLAGANSALEMLGHTVVGWMWLRQATAAARALPTARADADFYHGKLHAARFYATHELPKVRAHADLLASADRTTTDMQANWF is encoded by the coding sequence ATGGCCCCAGTCCTGAACCGCCGCGACCTGAGTTTCCAGCTGTTCGAGGTGCTCCCCACCGCCGACCTGCCGAATCGCCCCCGCTTCGCCGAGCACAGCCGCGAGGTGTACGAGGACGTCCTGAACCTCGCCTACAGCGTGGCCGAACGCTACTTCGCGAACCACGCCCGCGAGGCCGACCTGCATGAGCCGCATGTCGAAGGCGGCAAGGTGGTGCTGCCCGCCGCCATGCGTGACGCCATGCGCGCCTTCCGGGACGCGGGGTTCTTCAGCGCCCACCACGACGAGGACCTGGGCGGGCTGCAACTGCCGTGGGTGGTCATGCAGGCCGTGCAGGCGCACTTCCAGGCCGCGAACGTCGCCACGAGCGGCTACCCGTTCCTGACCATCGGGAACGCCAACCTGCAGCGGGTGTTCGCGTCCCCCGAGCAGCAGCGGCGCTACATGCTCCCGCTGCTGGAGGGCCGCTGGTTCGGCACGATGGCCCTCAGTGAACCGCACGCGGGCTCGGGTCTGGCGGACATCACCACGACCGCCACGCCGCGCGGAGACGGCACGTACGCCCTCACCGGCACGAAGATGTGGATCAGCGGCGGCGAGCACGAACTGAGCGAGAACATCGTGCATCTCGTGCTGGCGCGCATCGCGGGCGGCCCGGCGGGCGTCAGGGGCATCAGCCTCTTCCTGGTGCCGCGCTACCGCGTACAGGGGGACGGCACCCCCGGAGAGGACAATCACGTCGTCCTGGCGGGCCTGAACCACAAGATGGGCTACCGGGGCACCACGAACACCCTCCTGAACTTCGGCGAGGGCGGCGAGACGATCGGGGAACTGGTCGGCGAACCGGGGCGCGGCCTGGCGCAGATGTTCCACATGATGAACGAGGCCCGCATCGGCGTCGGCATGGGCGCCGTGATGCTCGGCACCGCCGGGTACCTGGAGAGCCTCGCGTACGCCCGCGAGCGCCGCCAGGGCCGCCACGCCAGCCAGAAGGACCCCGCCGCGCCCCCCGTGCCGATCATCGAACACGCCGACGTGAGGCGCCTGCTGCTGCGGCAGAAGGTGTTCGTGGAAGGGGGCCTCGCGCTGGGCCTGTACGCCAGCCTGCTCGTGGACGACACCCAGACCGGCCCCGAGGAAGGGCGCGCCGACGCCGGACTGCTGCTGGACCTGCTGACGCCCATCGTGAAGAGCTGGCCCAGCAAGTACAGCCAGGAGGCCCTGAGCGACGCCATTCAGGTCATGGGCGGCGCCGGGTACACGCGGGACTTCAACGTCGAGATGTACTACCGCGACAACCGCCTGAACCCCATCCACGAGGGCACCGAGGGCATCCAGGGCAACGACCTGCTGGGCCGCAAGCTGACCCAGGCGGGTGGGCGCGGGCTGAGCGTGCTGCTGGGGCGCATGCAGGCTGACCTGAACGCCAGCGAGGGCCTGGACGGCCTGGACGAGATCCGCGCCGCCCTGCGGCAGGCCATCACGTGGAACACCCAGGCCCTCGGGGCGCTGCTGCCGCGCGCCGCCGAACTCGGCCCGGACCTGTTCCTCGCTGGCGCCAACAGCGCCCTGGAGATGCTCGGGCACACGGTCGTCGGCTGGATGTGGCTGCGTCAGGCGACCGCCGCCGCCCGCGCCCTGCCCACCGCCCGCGCCGACGCGGACTTCTACCACGGGAAACTCCACGCCGCGCGCTTCTACGCCACGCACGAACTCCCGAAAGTCCGCGCGCACGCCGACCTCCTCGCCAGCGCCGACCGCACCACCACCGACATGCAGGCCAACTGGTTCTGA
- a CDS encoding winged helix-turn-helix domain-containing protein: protein MNRAELLFDPQHCALLARCHERPRSVTELADLTGTKPNTTYRRVQRLLAADLLIVAGAQRRAGRSVRRYAPAHTTVDVPFRDSPYPSFAAYLHERLDRTMRANLNHSFTRLDLPEHDLHLRFFFDHGVLQVDPVLPGLSVADTYAEVFAAAQTVTRWVPLKLTPDETTQLRAELDTLTRRYFRPFHDGDTQTGALGLFLLPG from the coding sequence GTGAACCGCGCCGAACTGCTGTTCGATCCCCAGCACTGCGCTCTGCTGGCCCGCTGTCACGAGCGCCCGCGCAGCGTGACCGAACTGGCGGACCTGACCGGAACGAAACCCAACACCACGTACCGCCGCGTGCAGCGCCTGCTGGCGGCGGACCTGCTGATCGTCGCGGGTGCCCAGCGCCGCGCGGGCCGCAGCGTCCGCCGCTACGCCCCGGCCCACACGACGGTCGACGTGCCGTTCCGGGACTCGCCGTACCCGTCCTTCGCGGCGTACCTGCACGAGCGGCTGGACCGGACGATGCGCGCGAACCTGAACCACAGCTTCACGCGGCTGGACCTGCCGGAACACGACCTGCACCTGCGCTTCTTCTTCGATCACGGGGTGTTGCAGGTCGATCCGGTCCTGCCGGGCCTGAGCGTGGCGGACACCTACGCGGAGGTGTTCGCCGCCGCACAGACCGTGACGCGCTGGGTGCCGCTGAAACTCACGCCGGACGAAACCACGCAGTTGCGAGCCGAACTGGACACCCTGACGCGCCGGTACTTTCGCCCCTTCCACGACGGCGACACGCAGACCGGCGCGCTGGGCCTGTTCCTGCTGCCCGGCTGA
- a CDS encoding NADPH:quinone oxidoreductase family protein translates to MRALTCTAFDEPETLTVTEQPTPTPGPGEVLIRVQAASVNYPDALMVQGKYQVRPPLPFTPGAEAAGTVEAVGEGVTHLTVGQRVAAFTGTGAFATHLIAPAAATLPLPDDLDLNVAATLPLAYGTAMHALIDRGQLKAGETLLVLGAAGGVGLAAVMIGKALGARVIAAASTGEKLDLARAHGADEVINYADTDLKAALNDLTGKKGVDVILDPVGDRWAESAFRAVAWGGRYLVIGFAGGEIPRLPLNLPLLKGASIVGVFWGEYARRDPRGNARHLTQLAGWVQSGTLKPEISRAYTLQEAPQAMRDLLERRVTGKVIVTP, encoded by the coding sequence ATGCGCGCCCTGACCTGCACCGCCTTCGACGAACCCGAAACCCTGACCGTCACCGAGCAGCCCACCCCGACCCCCGGCCCCGGCGAGGTCCTGATCCGCGTGCAGGCTGCCAGCGTGAACTACCCCGACGCCCTGATGGTGCAGGGCAAGTACCAGGTGCGCCCACCCCTTCCCTTCACGCCCGGCGCGGAGGCCGCCGGGACCGTCGAGGCCGTCGGCGAGGGCGTCACGCACCTGACGGTGGGCCAGCGCGTCGCCGCGTTCACCGGCACCGGTGCGTTCGCCACGCACCTGATCGCGCCCGCCGCCGCCACGCTGCCCCTCCCGGACGACCTCGACCTGAACGTCGCCGCGACCCTGCCGCTCGCCTACGGGACCGCCATGCACGCCCTGATCGACCGCGGACAGCTGAAAGCCGGGGAGACCCTGCTGGTCCTGGGCGCCGCCGGGGGCGTGGGCCTCGCCGCCGTCATGATCGGCAAGGCCCTCGGCGCGCGCGTGATCGCCGCCGCCAGCACCGGGGAGAAACTCGACCTCGCGCGGGCGCACGGCGCGGACGAGGTCATCAACTACGCCGACACCGACCTGAAGGCGGCCCTGAACGACCTGACCGGGAAGAAGGGCGTGGACGTCATCCTCGACCCCGTCGGGGACCGCTGGGCCGAGAGTGCCTTCCGCGCCGTCGCCTGGGGCGGACGGTACCTCGTGATCGGCTTCGCGGGCGGCGAGATCCCCAGGCTGCCCCTGAACCTCCCGCTGCTCAAGGGTGCGTCCATCGTGGGCGTCTTCTGGGGCGAGTACGCCCGCCGCGATCCGCGCGGCAACGCCCGCCACCTCACCCAGCTGGCCGGGTGGGTCCAGAGCGGCACCCTGAAGCCCGAGATCAGCCGCGCCTACACCCTGCAGGAGGCGCCGCAGGCCATGCGCGACCTGCTGGAGCGGCGCGTGACCGGTAAAGTGATCGTCACGCCGTGA
- a CDS encoding serine hydrolase domain-containing protein: protein MTHSLNLDPLIDQARRTHSSALCVLQGGHTLVDDTCGSRDPVETMSVTKAVLSLLVGRAVTLGHLPGPDVSVAEFYPEWRQGRRAQVTLRHFMTHTSGLQNVPAAPEEIYPSPDFVQLALCAEFQHAPGTAFSYNNKAVNLICGVLRRATGQHADDFARAELFGPLGIHDVTWARDAAGTPHGMSGLSLHARDLARLGHLTLRGGEDLITPDWIHASTRPATPLTARMGLLWWTWHPQATYTVTDAHVHNMRDAQASPAQIAALTALRGTYPRHAFHALLAEVGFDPTQVPAGTRWLHENPGPRRGWCHDGWLGQSLVVDAEADLVAVRLIAADQPGAGSAGSDWPDFMEDVFALTR, encoded by the coding sequence GTGACCCACTCCCTGAACCTGGACCCGCTGATCGATCAGGCCCGCCGCACCCACTCCAGCGCCCTGTGCGTCCTGCAGGGTGGGCACACGCTCGTGGACGACACCTGCGGGTCGCGCGACCCGGTCGAGACCATGAGCGTCACGAAGGCCGTCCTCAGTCTCCTCGTGGGCCGCGCCGTGACGCTCGGGCACCTGCCGGGCCCGGACGTATCTGTCGCGGAGTTCTACCCCGAGTGGCGGCAGGGCCGCCGGGCGCAGGTCACGCTGCGTCACTTCATGACCCACACCAGCGGCCTGCAGAACGTGCCCGCCGCGCCCGAGGAGATCTACCCCAGCCCGGACTTCGTGCAGCTGGCCCTCTGCGCGGAATTCCAGCACGCGCCGGGAACGGCGTTCAGCTACAACAACAAGGCGGTGAACCTGATCTGCGGCGTGCTGCGCCGCGCGACCGGACAGCACGCCGACGACTTCGCTCGCGCGGAACTGTTCGGCCCGCTGGGCATCCACGACGTCACCTGGGCGCGTGACGCGGCGGGTACGCCGCACGGCATGAGCGGCCTGAGCCTGCACGCGCGGGACCTCGCCCGGCTGGGGCACCTGACGCTGCGCGGCGGTGAGGACCTGATCACCCCGGACTGGATTCACGCCAGTACCCGCCCCGCCACGCCGCTGACCGCACGCATGGGCCTGCTGTGGTGGACGTGGCACCCGCAGGCGACGTACACCGTCACGGACGCGCACGTGCACAACATGCGGGACGCGCAGGCCAGCCCGGCACAGATCGCCGCCCTGACCGCCCTGCGCGGCACGTACCCGCGCCACGCCTTCCACGCACTGCTGGCCGAGGTGGGCTTCGATCCCACCCAGGTCCCCGCCGGGACCCGCTGGCTGCACGAGAACCCTGGCCCGCGCCGGGGCTGGTGTCACGACGGCTGGCTGGGCCAGTCTCTCGTGGTGGACGCGGAGGCCGATCTGGTCGCCGTGCGGCTGATCGCCGCCGACCAGCCCGGCGCGGGCAGCGCCGGGAGTGACTGGCCGGACTTCATGGAAGACGTGTTCGCACTGACCCGCTGA